gtcgtcgtcgtcgaggacgacgacgcctccTCGTCGCGGCGACGGCGCCAAGCGGCGAACTGCTCTAGGGCGAGGCGCTGGTGCTCCAACTCCGTCCACGCTTAGTCTTCGCGTGTCCACTTCAAGGCCGCCGCGTCGTCTAGCCCTGGCTCCACCTTCACGCCGGCGAGCCCTGGCTCTGTCTTCACGACggagagccccggctccgtcttcggcttgacgaagcagggaggagccgaggaggaggcgcgtccgccctcgttgatgacgacgccgagagagagagaagggagggTGAGGTGAGGTGGGGCCAAGGGAAAACGACTGTTAAAACGGTCGGTTTCTTTGCCAcccgctggctgacgacaaagaaactttgtcgtccgctagcagacggcaaagaaactgGCCGTTAGGTTGTTCTTACAGTCCACCACCCATCATCTTTgtggtctgctagcagacggcaaagactctATGCCGTCAGCTAGCATACGACAAATAGAAGGCTGACGGCAAacaccttctttgccgtccgctcattctttgccgtcagctacatttaagctgatggcaaagaacttctttgccgtcagctagccgacgacaaagagctggctgacggcaaagatcccgATCCCAGTAGTTATCTTCGGGCACCCAACGAGGATGGAACAAAGAAATTGATGGCATCTAATGAGAGGGGAGACTGGCCTGGCATGCTAGGTAGTTGGACTTGGAAAAATTGCCCAAAGGCATGGTAaggaatgtattgtggcaagtctcgtgatgcaacaatttGTGCTAGAGGTCgtagcatccgaggatttatggatttggcattgcttctTTGGTATGCTGggcactctcaatgatatcaatgtgttgcaatGGTCTCATTTGTCtgctaggcttgctagtggtgatgctcctgctcgcaactacactatcaatggaCATGAATACACAAAAGGatactatcttgcagatggtatataccctccttatgcacatttgtcaagagcatcaaagatCCCAAAACTAAAAACAATGTGAATTTGCAAGGGTGCAAGAGGCAGCCCAaaaagacattgaaagagcattTGGTGTTTTGCAATATAGGTTTGCCATTGTCCATGGTCCTGCTCGTTTTTGGGATAAAAGAACCTTGAAAAATATCATGACATGCTGTGTTATCCTTCACAACATGATTCTTGAAGATGGGAGAGGAATGAATTTGGAATTCTTCGACAATGTGGGTGGCCGTGTCAAACCAGCTAGAGACCCTAACTgcattagagcttttcttcagaCATACAAGGAGATTGGAAATGCAAACACAAACTTTCAACTTTAGGAGGATCCCATTAAGCACCATTGGCAAAGGGATGAACAGTGACTCaattttgtattcatttgtatttgtattcaTCACAAGTTTTGCATTGCATTACTTAAGTTTGTTTCAGTCATTTGAAGAATTATTTGTGATGTGGATGATTGTTGTATTATGTTGGATTTGAATAACTATTTAGTTTGCTTCCGTTTGTTGTATTATGTTGGATTTGATATTTGCAGGCCGATGAGATGCAGGATGCAGCGCTGCAAGAGCAGACACCGCAAAGCCGGCCCGTATAAAAGCATATTCCGTGAATATACTTTTATACGGGTCCGTTTGGGGGGGGGGGTCTGCATCTACGGCCATCCTTGCCGGCCTGCAAAAGTCGTTTTCcgcgaactgcaaacgcgtttcGCGGGCCAACGGAATGCGAGGTCTGCTAGAATTGCTCTGAGACCACTCCCTCCAAAACTCAAGCCCTAGCCCTTCCCTTGCGAGCACATGTGCCGCATTATTTCGTGAACGCCTTACACATGACACCTTGAATTTTTGCCTTGTATGAAGCAGCTCTTTGACCTCTTGAATGATCGGGCCAGACGCCGACAAGCTGCGCGCGCTCTTTGTCATTCAGCATTGTGGTCCCTCCCTTGCTGTCCACTTCAAGTCGAACCTTCTGCGTGTCCCTTTGGATGGCCATCTACACTGGCTTGCGGCATTGTTAACCATGATCTTATGCTTTGTAGCTTCTGCTACAGCCGGGCAAGATTTAGCACCCATTTCATTCTCTCTCCTATTTTCTCACCTTTCCAACTAGGATTCCAATGATATCGCACATGCTATAGCCTGCTCAATAGGACTTGCTCCAAGAGACAATGCATTGGGTGGTTGTCTCTAAAAATTTATCACCATCTAGTATGACCATACCTGGCCAttcctcgggccgggccgggcttcgggccgggccgggcttcgggccgggccaaccaaagcccgacgcaaaaacccaagcccaagcccggcccggcccggccgtcAGGCCTAAAAATCGGGCCCGAGCCTGGCCCATCATACTAAAAGCCTGTCGGGCCTCGGGCCacgggccgggcctcttccttaaatgaTGAAATCGACGGGCCCGGCCCGGTCCGGGCTTCGGGCTTAaaacctaggcccgagcccggcccatagACAAGGTCGGGCCAGGCCGGGTCAGGCTTTTTCGGGCCGGGCCgaccgggccgggctgcccatggccaggtatagtTAAGAACCAATGCAGTGGGAGACCCTATAGTAGGCTAACGACACTTGGCCCTCCTCCGGTTTTCCCGGCTCCACCACAGGAGATTGGTAAAATAAGATCTTCTGCATATGTCCCCGCTGAAAAAATGTGTATATATGAGAATATATCCACGTGCAGCAACAGAATTCATCACACGCAACCGAATGAACTCACCTGTCACATAGTACGTGCTGGGGCCCCTGTTGTGGTGGACCACATTCAGTTCGAAAGTTACTACTCGTATGGTACGTACTCCACCGTACCGTGTGGGTGATCTGGGCGACGTGGACGATGTTCCGCCCGTCGCGCCACACTCAACTCCATCGGGCTACATGCATGGATGTTGGCACTTGGCACACTCTTCCAGCTCTACAGTCAGTCACCATTGGCGGTTGCCACGCTCCGAGCAGGTGACCGTGCAACGGCGCAGCCATGCCGTCATTCTCCTTCCTCGAGCTTTCGCTTTGCTTCCTCTGCTTCGTCTTGTTCTACTGCTTCCACGTCTGCTCCAAGCGCAAGAACTCGGCGCTCCCGCTGGACTGGCCGCTGCTGGGCATGCTCCCGGCGCTCCTCGCCAACCTGCCACGCCTCCACGACTGGGTCACCTCCGTCCTCGCCGCCAGCACGCTCAGCTTCCGCCTCGCCGGCCCCCCGCGCTCGGGTATGCAGCTCTTCTTCACGGCTGACCCGGCCAACATCCGCCACGTCCTCACCTCCAACTTCCCCAACTACCCCAAGGGCCCCGAGTTCGCCCAGATCATGGACATCCTCGGCGGCGGCATCTTCAACGCCGACGGCGACTCCTGGCGCCGCCAGCGGGCCAAGGCGCAGCTGCTCATCTCCGGGCCCCGGTTCCGGGTATTCCTGTCCCGCTGCACCCGCCGCAAGGTCGAGCGCGACCTGCTCCCACTGCTTGCCCGCGTCGCCGGAGCCGGCGCCGGTGAGTGCGACCTGCAGGACGTGTTCCTCAGGCTCACGTTTGACACCACCACCACGCTGGTCTTCGGCCTCGACCCCGGCTGCCTGGCTGTCGGCTTCCCCGAGGTGCCGTTCGcgcgcgccatcgacgacgccATGGACGTGCTCCTCGTCCGCAGCGTGCTCCCGCTATCGTGGTGGAAGCTGGTGCGGCGGCTCGGGGTCGGGTATGAGCGGAAGATGACGGTGGCCTGGCGCGACATCGACCGGTTCATCGGCGACACGATCGCCAAGCGGCGGGAGGCGGTGA
The Triticum dicoccoides isolate Atlit2015 ecotype Zavitan chromosome 3A, WEW_v2.0, whole genome shotgun sequence genome window above contains:
- the LOC119273422 gene encoding alkane hydroxylase MAH1-like; this translates as MPSFSFLELSLCFLCFVLFYCFHVCSKRKNSALPLDWPLLGMLPALLANLPRLHDWVTSVLAASTLSFRLAGPPRSGMQLFFTADPANIRHVLTSNFPNYPKGPEFAQIMDILGGGIFNADGDSWRRQRAKAQLLISGPRFRVFLSRCTRRKVERDLLPLLARVAGAGAGECDLQDVFLRLTFDTTTTLVFGLDPGCLAVGFPEVPFARAIDDAMDVLLVRSVLPLSWWKLVRRLGVGYERKMTVAWRDIDRFIGDTIAKRREAVKARGGMEDSADLLSSYIDDDKDDDDAGAVVDAFLRDTTMNLMLAGRDTTGSALTWFFYLLTRNPGVVSKILAELDTIKTTATTTLDCMVTYDPDELGRLVYLHAALCESLRLYPPVPIEHKGVAAAEALPSGHEVRPGDKILVSLYAMGRMEAVWGKDCREFRPERWIGEDGKLQYVPSYRFASFNAGPRTCLGKDMAFVQLKTVAAAVVRNFEVEAVPGHVVEPKISIILHMKNGFKARIKRRHVMNS